AGTTCCTTAATCTATAACTCCGATCCTATCTCAATTCTTATTTCTGTCTCCTGTTGTATTATTCTTCAAACCCAAAAGAATGGTTCAGACTCCAGAGATGTCTGATGGTTCAAGAACCATCTCGGGACACCAGCAATTCACCCTTGAATTCAGTTCCTTCATCCCATAATATAAGCCGAGGATGGACCAATCCGCCATTCATTTGTATCAATGCCATATTTATATGGTACAAACTGCTagtgaagaaaacaaaaacgaaaacaaaaacCTGAGCTTCTCGAGCATGGTTGAGGATCTCAGAGAACTGCTCTCATTCAGAGAGTCGGCCAATCATATATAATCACATGTCATGGTGCTAAAGGGCCGTGCAAGGACCTCTTGTGATCGCTAGGATTCTCGACAAGGAGATTTCCGGAACGTTCCAAGGGCGGGCAATATGGTAATTGAACCAAAGTCTAGAACACTCTTGTCATTAGTGTCGGTAGTTGGTAGGTTTGGCGGTACGATCTTGTCCACCGGATGAAAACTCGATCAATGGATGTAATCTGAGGGCCTCAAGTATAAGAAGGGTGCCCTCTCCTCATTTGCATCCATCTAACCATTTCAGTTTATCTAAGGCTTGACCGATTGATCCGAGCAAGCCTTGGCTTAAGCATCCCGACAATCCGATCCAAGTCGATCCCAAAGATCCAAATCGATCCAAAAGAGCTTGAGTCGCCGCATGGTCACGATTCCAATCGATGGGCTCGTGACACATACATCTATAAAGCTTATTACTAAACCAAAGAAATTGAAAGCTGCTTGCAAATAGACCTGCTAGAGCAAGTAATGAGACAAACTTACAGCATGCCGGATGAAGAGAAACTCAATCAGTTTCTGAATTATGCAGGCATGGAAATCTATAAAGGCTCCAAGCAGAAGGCAATAAGTCAGCTCCGTTTCAGTTAAAAacacagaaaataaaaataaaaaaaaattattgctcATTTGGAGATGTTAAAAAAGGATAAGGAAAGAACTTTCCTCATTGTGAGGCCGCTAAGCCAGCGATACAGCTCAAAATAATAAAGATTCAGATCATTTACTGCTACAAAGTTATACTGTCCCCTCTAGTCTCAACTGAAGAGAGTACAATGGTCCACCAGTCATCATCGAAAACCAGGCGTCCTCTCACTGAACTAGCTTGAATTGGTCCGAGTTTGATAAGCTGGTTTGGACATAAAAACCATCTTTGACCATCAAAATTTTGAGAGTACATGAAACTCCTTCGTCCTAATTGTTTCCAAGGACGGAACCAAGTCCAGAATAATGAGGAACCGAGCTTGCAGCTCATCAGCCGAAGAAGGAAACCACAAAGCCCCATTTCATGTCGCTCAACAACTTTTTCAAACAACTAGGAAACTTTCTCTATTCGTCTGGCTTCACAACTGAAACTTCTATCACACGGTCCATTCACCACATTGATGGCACATAAACCTGTTCTTTTAAATTCTGTGCTGCACTTTCAGTAGGAAAACCTCTTATGGCACCGATCGTCCACTGTGATATAATGCCTGCAGCAACTGCAAATCGAAGTTGTCTTTCCAAAACGTCTTGATTATTAAACATTTCAGGGCAAGTTGTCAGCTTTCTCAAAATAGCAGCCACAACAGCATCTCCGGAACCTGTCCTATCACAGGTGAAAGGTGTAATGAGAGCATCTTCCGTACCGACGACAACACCATCAAACTCGGGGGCATAATAATGGATCCGAAGTGTTCCATCAGTTACAAATATGAACTTGAGCTTATCATGCCACAATGGAGAGATTTCCTCCCGGGTGTAGTGATAATAATCTCGCCGGTCCTTTGTTTGTTCGAAATTTTCAGCAAAGTATTGAGGTCtataatttctcttcctctcgtAATGATCTTCATCTAGAAGAAATTCCAACTCTTGCCTAGACACTTCAATAATTTCAGCCTCATCCCATGCTCTCTTAATCATCTCCCTTGTCTCATCTCGTGATCTCCACAACGGTAAAGGCATATTCAAGTCGAAAAATATAAGGCTGCCAAATTTTTTAGACCATTTGATAGCTCTGAAGAGCGTCACATTCATTGAAGGGGAGGTCAGCACTTCAGAAGTAAAGTGGAAGATTCTAGCCTGCATCCATATCGATCATCACACCAATCTCAAAATCAGCCAATAATAATGATTTGCCAACCCAAActacatcatatcatatcatatcgtttgttatgtatatttatatataaat
The sequence above is drawn from the Eucalyptus grandis isolate ANBG69807.140 chromosome 11, ASM1654582v1, whole genome shotgun sequence genome and encodes:
- the LOC104427849 gene encoding fructokinase-like 1, chloroplastic, with translation ILRERRRRRRRRVPKPARRGRKKGASTPSAPSSSSAGKKAKRSARIEAENGAVAVAVAVEVEPQAREEEDEGGDDWDYDDGIDSYDDPPLVCCFGAAQREFVPTVRVHHNPLHPDIYSQWKMLQWDPPEFARAPGGPPSNVAISHVRLGGRAAFMGKVGRDEFGSELVLAMNKERVQTRAVKFDGDVKTARTYMKVKFDGGRMRMETVKESAEDSLASSELNLAVLKEARIFHFTSEVLTSPSMNVTLFRAIKWSKKFGSLIFFDLNMPLPLWRSRDETREMIKRAWDEAEIIEVSRQELEFLLDEDHYERKRNYRPQYFAENFEQTKDRRDYYHYTREEISPLWHDKLKFIFVTDGTLRIHYYAPEFDGVVVGTEDALITPFTCDRTGSGDAVVAAILRKLTTCPEMFNNQDVLERQLRFAVAAGIISQWTIGAIRGFPTESAAQNLKEQVYVPSMW